One genomic segment of Paenibacillus xylanexedens includes these proteins:
- a CDS encoding isoprenylcysteine carboxylmethyltransferase family protein, protein MWIGFLLIIISLIRIPSVVIAMRNEKKIVAGGGTEYGNLNSKVLFVLQNLIYLSCIVYAFIYDVQFNVLTVIGLVVYVFALCCLIYVIRKLSPFWTYKLYIARDHKLVQSSLFRLVRHPNYYLNIIPELIGFALISQAWPVFVPLFILHLITLFNRINLEEKVMKQTFTQY, encoded by the coding sequence ATGTGGATTGGATTTTTGTTAATTATCATCTCACTCATTCGTATACCATCGGTTGTTATTGCCATGCGTAACGAGAAAAAGATCGTTGCAGGAGGCGGCACCGAGTACGGCAACCTGAACAGCAAAGTGTTATTTGTGCTGCAAAACCTGATTTATCTGAGCTGCATTGTATACGCCTTTATTTACGATGTGCAGTTTAATGTGTTGACCGTAATTGGTCTTGTCGTGTATGTGTTTGCCCTTTGCTGTCTTATCTATGTTATTCGCAAACTCAGCCCTTTTTGGACATACAAGCTATACATTGCCAGAGACCACAAACTGGTGCAAAGCTCGCTATTCCGGCTGGTGCGCCATCCCAATTATTACCTGAACATTATTCCCGAGCTTATCGGTTTTGCGCTGATTTCTCAAGCCTGGCCTGTATTTGTGCCTTTGTTTATCCTTCATCTCATTACACTGTTCAACCGGATTAATCTGGAGGAAAAAGTGATGAAACAAACGTTCACTCAGTACTAG
- a CDS encoding cytochrome P450 encodes MNIKERSSFPDLNLVTGFKTNAEKYEPFAWYKKMRQEDPVHYNKAEDVWSVFKYEDVKRVAEDKEYFSNKVLAPPIIQDTIIFQDQPKHTIGRALLARAFTPKAMSSWASRIDTIVQELMESIEGRIEIDMVQDFASPLPMIVISELLGVPTSDREQFRDWANTLTLAPQENTPEEYMRIYQLQAQASTQLVAYFQDIIELKRRNPADDIISDLTQAEEDGEKLSPESLIASCVMLLIAGNETTTSLITNSIYTFNDYKLVKELAQHPQMIPSAVEEMLRYRSPLQRAIRKVLKRTEIGGKVLEPGDYVVNWIGSANRDENIFEEGDKFILGRKNNPHLALGKGIHFCMGSHLARMEAKAALTAMLTTYPGLQVHPEYEVDVNPSNVYGLKNLSIQLQD; translated from the coding sequence ATGAATATCAAGGAAAGAAGCAGTTTTCCCGATTTGAACTTGGTTACAGGTTTTAAGACCAACGCGGAGAAATATGAGCCATTTGCATGGTACAAAAAAATGCGGCAGGAAGATCCGGTTCATTATAACAAAGCCGAGGATGTCTGGAGTGTATTCAAATACGAGGATGTCAAACGGGTTGCTGAGGATAAGGAATACTTCTCCAACAAGGTGCTCGCTCCACCGATTATTCAGGATACGATCATTTTTCAGGATCAACCCAAGCATACCATCGGCCGCGCGCTGTTAGCCAGAGCATTCACACCAAAAGCGATGTCCTCCTGGGCGTCCAGAATTGATACGATTGTCCAGGAGCTGATGGAATCGATCGAAGGACGCATCGAAATAGATATGGTGCAGGATTTTGCCTCCCCGCTGCCGATGATTGTTATTTCCGAGTTGCTCGGAGTTCCTACAAGCGACCGCGAGCAATTCCGGGACTGGGCAAACACACTGACGCTGGCTCCCCAGGAGAATACGCCCGAAGAATATATGCGCATTTATCAGCTCCAGGCACAGGCGAGTACACAGCTTGTGGCCTATTTTCAGGACATCATTGAACTGAAACGCCGTAATCCAGCAGATGATATCATATCTGACCTGACACAGGCGGAGGAAGATGGGGAAAAGCTGTCTCCCGAGTCGCTGATTGCAAGCTGTGTCATGCTGCTTATCGCAGGAAATGAAACCACCACCAGTCTCATCACCAACTCCATCTATACATTCAATGATTATAAGCTGGTTAAGGAACTGGCGCAGCATCCGCAAATGATCCCATCCGCTGTCGAGGAGATGTTGCGTTACCGCTCACCTTTGCAGCGCGCGATTCGCAAAGTGCTCAAACGCACAGAGATTGGTGGCAAAGTACTGGAGCCCGGCGACTATGTTGTTAATTGGATCGGTTCGGCGAACCGGGATGAGAACATATTTGAAGAGGGCGATAAGTTCATTCTTGGCAGAAAGAATAACCCCCATTTGGCTCTGGGTAAAGGCATCCATTTTTGCATGGGCTCCCACCTAGCCAGAATGGAAGCCAAAGCGGCGCTGACAGCGATGCTGACTACCTATCCGGGGCTTCAAGTGCATCCCGAATATGAAGTCGACGTCAACCCCAGCAATGTAT